The following are encoded together in the Deinococcus soli (ex Cha et al. 2016) genome:
- a CDS encoding glycoside hydrolase family 68 protein: MPRPARPARTRTARTVTAATLTLLLAACAPGGTPTPDPTPPDTRPEGTFTDRWTLQEALQMPADAEKTAQTTMPLITSWPQGSQKTLPDQWVWDTWPLKTEDMQIATVRAADGTPYYVLIHLSVDDSVLPGARHDLATLRYSYSTDGRSWQPGGYLFPEGVVLGSRNWAGSALLKADGGVEVYYTATGERNEGPVQGPSSVLERQQVGDVQGALTADGQLVPQSGSGFPNEGGIGFEQRIVLADGVKAEVVNGRVVFSGTWKHRVILRADGTLYQTVAQSDAGPLYGFRDPWAFRDPADGKRYVLFTGNMGGLKSQQTCQPEDLGDAAFRAGLGALNAEMPLHNGAVGLAVETAPGAWKLLNPLLTARCVNQELERPHLVMKGGKVYLFFSSHIGKFAPYGDLRDRGEEGLYGFVGDSLRGDYTPLNRGGLVLNTPLTQRYQSYSYDVLPGGLTTLFVDVPGIGNQDISVVSTLPPEQQRAVFGGTLGKTLKIDISGSSTTLVSELNYGQIIP; this comes from the coding sequence ATGCCACGACCTGCCCGTCCCGCCCGTACCCGTACCGCCCGCACCGTCACCGCCGCGACCCTGACCCTGCTCCTGGCCGCCTGCGCCCCTGGCGGCACCCCCACCCCGGATCCCACGCCGCCCGATACCCGCCCCGAGGGAACGTTCACGGACCGCTGGACGCTGCAGGAGGCGCTGCAGATGCCAGCTGACGCCGAGAAGACCGCGCAGACGACCATGCCGCTGATCACCAGCTGGCCGCAGGGCTCGCAGAAGACCCTGCCGGACCAGTGGGTGTGGGACACGTGGCCGCTGAAGACCGAGGACATGCAGATCGCCACGGTCCGCGCCGCGGACGGCACGCCGTACTACGTGCTCATTCACCTGAGCGTGGACGACAGCGTGCTGCCGGGCGCGCGGCACGACCTCGCCACGCTGCGCTACTCGTATTCCACCGATGGGCGAAGCTGGCAGCCGGGCGGGTACCTGTTCCCGGAAGGTGTGGTGCTCGGCTCGCGCAACTGGGCCGGTTCGGCGCTGCTGAAGGCCGATGGCGGCGTGGAGGTGTACTACACCGCGACCGGTGAGCGGAACGAGGGCCCGGTGCAGGGGCCGTCGTCGGTGCTGGAACGTCAGCAGGTCGGCGACGTGCAGGGCGCACTGACGGCCGATGGGCAGCTGGTCCCGCAGAGCGGCAGCGGCTTCCCGAACGAGGGCGGGATCGGGTTCGAGCAGCGGATCGTGCTGGCCGACGGCGTGAAGGCCGAGGTCGTGAACGGCCGCGTGGTCTTCAGCGGCACCTGGAAGCACCGCGTGATCCTGCGCGCGGACGGCACGCTGTACCAGACGGTCGCGCAGTCCGATGCGGGGCCGCTGTACGGCTTCCGTGACCCCTGGGCGTTCCGGGACCCGGCCGACGGGAAACGGTACGTGCTGTTCACCGGGAACATGGGCGGCCTGAAGTCCCAGCAGACCTGCCAGCCCGAGGATCTGGGCGACGCGGCCTTCCGCGCTGGCCTGGGCGCGCTGAACGCCGAGATGCCGCTGCACAACGGCGCGGTCGGTCTGGCGGTGGAGACTGCGCCCGGCGCGTGGAAACTGCTGAACCCGTTGCTGACGGCCCGCTGCGTGAACCAGGAACTGGAACGGCCTCACCTCGTGATGAAAGGCGGCAAGGTGTATCTGTTCTTCAGCAGCCACATCGGGAAGTTCGCGCCGTACGGCGACCTGCGCGACCGGGGCGAGGAAGGCCTGTACGGCTTCGTGGGCGACTCGCTGCGCGGCGACTACACGCCGCTGAACCGCGGCGGACTGGTGCTGAACACCCCGCTGACCCAGCGCTACCAGAGTTACTCGTACGACGTGCTGCCGGGCGGCCTGACCACCCTGTTCGTGGACGTGCCGGGCATCGGCAACCAGGACATCAGCGTGGTGTCCACCCTGCCCCCCGAGCAGCAACGGGCCGTGTTCGGCGGGACGCTGGGCAAGACGCTGAAGATCGACATCAGCGGCAGTTCCACGACCCTCGTGTCGGAACTGAACTACGGGCAGATCATCCCCTGA
- a CDS encoding DUF58 domain-containing protein, whose translation MTAALLWLALIAAVTGGLWVLSRRPPHVTVTREVPGSGFEGGGLPLTVTVTVRSRRPLRVTLSDPTPRGVVPGHELTAAALHLGQTTQTFTTTLRLNRRGHFGWPGLDLAWADPLGLFWQQTTLPATTAVTVYPGTHGLLLPDLLRPLLSEGTLSRQLGLDDPLSLRSAREYVTGDAPGRIHWRLSARRGELVVREPERTAASSLTVFVDASAGGSTFVDSAARLAASLLREGQTLGLPVAAAAAGQVTPAGRAADALHAALHLLARLEPDPAPPRLPVTRAGGNLIILTARPSADLTTQALHARATASRVSIVALPEGFYLEPGEQARRQWAGLPDAVRDLERRAAVLAESGILVYVLRGNQSVLTLAG comes from the coding sequence ATGACGGCGGCGCTGCTGTGGCTGGCCCTGATCGCCGCGGTGACGGGCGGCCTGTGGGTCCTGTCGCGCCGCCCGCCGCACGTGACCGTCACGCGGGAGGTCCCGGGCAGCGGCTTCGAGGGCGGCGGGCTGCCCCTGACCGTCACCGTCACGGTCCGGTCGCGCCGCCCCCTGCGCGTCACGCTCAGCGACCCCACCCCGCGCGGCGTGGTGCCCGGCCATGAACTGACCGCCGCCGCGCTGCACCTCGGGCAGACCACCCAGACCTTCACGACCACCCTGCGCCTGAACCGCCGGGGCCACTTCGGGTGGCCGGGCCTGGACCTCGCCTGGGCGGACCCGCTGGGGCTGTTCTGGCAGCAGACCACCCTGCCCGCCACCACGGCCGTCACCGTGTACCCCGGCACGCACGGCCTGCTCCTGCCGGACCTGCTGCGCCCACTGCTCTCGGAGGGGACCCTGTCGCGCCAGCTGGGCCTGGACGATCCGCTCAGCCTGCGCAGCGCCCGCGAGTACGTCACCGGGGACGCGCCGGGCCGCATCCACTGGCGCCTCAGTGCCCGCCGGGGCGAACTGGTCGTGCGGGAACCCGAACGCACCGCCGCCAGCAGCCTCACGGTCTTCGTGGACGCCAGCGCCGGGGGCAGCACCTTCGTGGACAGCGCCGCCCGCCTGGCCGCCAGCCTCCTGCGCGAGGGCCAGACGCTGGGCCTCCCGGTCGCGGCCGCCGCCGCGGGGCAGGTCACGCCCGCCGGGCGCGCCGCGGACGCCCTGCACGCCGCGCTGCACCTGCTGGCCCGGCTGGAACCCGACCCGGCACCGCCCCGGCTGCCGGTCACGCGCGCCGGGGGGAACCTGATCATCCTGACCGCCCGGCCCAGCGCCGACCTGACCACCCAGGCGCTGCACGCCCGCGCCACCGCCAGCCGCGTCAGCATCGTCGCGCTGCCCGAGGGCTTCTACCTCGAGCCCGGCGAGCAGGCCCGGCGGCAGTGGGCGGGCCTGCCGGACGCCGTGCGGGACCTGGAACGCCGCGCCGCCGTGCTGGCCGAATCCGGCATTCTGGTCTACGTCCTGCGCGGCAACCAGAGCGTCCTGACCCTGGCCGGTTGA